The following coding sequences lie in one Myxococcus xanthus genomic window:
- a CDS encoding CTP synthase → MRSKKTKFIFVTGGVVSSLGKGLASASIGALLENRGLAVTLIKLDPYINVDPGTMSPFQHGEVFVTEDGGETDMDLGHYERFTNARMSRLNNFTSGRIYHAVIMKERRGEYLGKTVQVIPHITDEIKSSIRQAAQDADVVIVEVGGTVGDIESLPFLEAIRQMRYDVGSENVVYVHLTLLPYIGAAGEVKTKPTQHSVMKLREIGIQPDFLVCRTDREVSRELKDKIAMFCNVDTRSVFTSPDVRSIYELPLELHRQGLDERLAEVLNIWSRAPHLERWENIIRKVYEPARGQVRIAIVGKYVNLTESYKSLNEALLHGGIANDVKVNLHFVDSQDVEEQGAEKLLAGVDAILVPGGFGVRGTEGKIAAVRYAREKKVPFFGICLGLQMAVVEFSRGVLGLSAANSLEFNEHTPHPVVTLMESQVKVQDKGGTMRLGSYACALKPGSLAHQLYGQDTIQERHRHRYEVNNAYRSKLQEAGLVISGTNPELNLVEMIELADHPYFIGCQFHPEFKSKPFAPHPLFSGFIRAALAQRDANAAAGQVTA, encoded by the coding sequence ATGCGCTCCAAGAAAACCAAGTTCATCTTCGTGACGGGCGGAGTGGTCAGCTCCCTCGGCAAGGGCCTCGCCTCTGCGTCGATTGGCGCCCTGCTGGAGAACCGTGGGCTGGCCGTCACCCTCATCAAGCTGGACCCCTACATCAACGTGGACCCGGGCACGATGAGCCCGTTCCAGCACGGCGAGGTGTTCGTCACCGAGGACGGCGGTGAGACGGACATGGACCTCGGCCACTACGAGCGGTTCACCAACGCGCGGATGAGCCGACTCAACAACTTCACGTCCGGCCGCATCTACCACGCCGTCATCATGAAGGAGCGGCGGGGCGAGTACCTGGGCAAGACGGTCCAGGTGATTCCGCACATCACCGACGAAATCAAGTCCAGCATCCGCCAGGCGGCGCAGGACGCGGATGTCGTCATCGTCGAGGTGGGTGGCACCGTGGGCGACATCGAGTCGCTGCCCTTCCTCGAGGCCATCCGGCAGATGCGCTACGACGTGGGCAGTGAGAACGTCGTCTACGTCCACCTCACGCTCTTGCCGTACATCGGCGCGGCCGGCGAGGTGAAGACCAAGCCCACGCAGCACTCGGTGATGAAGCTGCGGGAGATTGGCATCCAGCCCGACTTCCTCGTGTGCCGCACCGACCGCGAGGTGTCCCGCGAGCTGAAGGACAAGATTGCAATGTTCTGCAACGTGGACACGCGCAGCGTCTTCACGTCGCCGGACGTGCGCAGCATCTACGAGCTGCCGCTGGAGCTGCACCGCCAGGGTCTGGACGAGCGGCTCGCGGAGGTCCTCAACATCTGGAGCCGGGCGCCGCACCTGGAGCGCTGGGAGAACATCATCCGCAAGGTGTACGAGCCCGCGCGCGGCCAGGTCCGCATCGCGATTGTCGGCAAGTACGTCAACCTCACGGAGAGCTACAAGAGCCTCAACGAGGCGCTGCTGCACGGCGGCATCGCCAACGACGTGAAGGTGAACCTGCACTTCGTCGACAGCCAGGACGTCGAGGAGCAGGGCGCGGAGAAGCTGCTGGCCGGCGTGGACGCCATCCTGGTGCCCGGCGGCTTCGGCGTGCGCGGCACCGAGGGCAAGATTGCCGCCGTCCGCTACGCGCGTGAGAAGAAGGTGCCTTTCTTCGGCATCTGCCTGGGCCTGCAGATGGCCGTGGTGGAGTTCAGCCGCGGCGTGCTGGGCCTGTCCGCCGCCAACAGCCTGGAGTTCAACGAGCACACACCGCACCCGGTGGTGACGCTCATGGAGAGCCAGGTGAAGGTGCAGGACAAGGGCGGCACCATGCGCCTGGGCAGCTATGCCTGTGCGCTGAAGCCCGGCTCGCTCGCCCACCAGCTCTACGGGCAGGACACCATCCAGGAGCGCCACCGCCACCGCTACGAAGTGAACAACGCGTACCGTAGCAAGCTGCAGGAGGCGGGGCTGGTCATCTCCGGCACCAACCCCGAGCTCAACCTGGTGGAGATGATTGAGCTGGCCGACCACCCCTACTTCATCGGCTGCCAGTTCCACCCTGAATTCAAGAGCAAGCCCTTCGCACCCCACCCCCTCTTCTCCGGCTTCATCCGCGCGGCGCTCGCCCAGCGAGACGCGAACGCGGCGGCCGGGCAGGTGACCGCATGA